In Pseudomonadota bacterium, one genomic interval encodes:
- a CDS encoding lysine--tRNA ligase, translated as KRKVATYPADGLGMLQLKLFEETTEEKLIEPTFIVAHPTDVSPLARSNDKQPEVADRFELFIAGREIANGFSELNDPEDQANRFKNQVEAKTQGDDEAMFYDSDYIRALEYGMPPTAGEGIGIDRLIMLLTDSATIREVILFPQMRPE; from the coding sequence AAACGCAAAGTGGCGACCTATCCCGCCGATGGATTGGGTATGCTGCAGCTCAAGTTATTTGAAGAGACCACAGAGGAGAAACTAATCGAGCCAACGTTTATTGTTGCCCATCCCACCGATGTCTCTCCCCTAGCAAGAAGTAACGACAAACAACCCGAAGTGGCTGACCGATTCGAGCTATTCATTGCAGGAAGAGAAATTGCCAATGGCTTCTCAGAACTCAATGATCCCGAGGATCAAGCAAATCGCTTTAAAAATCAGGTTGAGGCTAAAACACAAGGTGATGACGAAGCCATGTTTTATGACAGTGACTACATCCGTGCCCTTGAGTACGGCATGCCGCCTACTGCGGGAGAGGGTATCGGTATAGACCGTTTAATTATGCTTTTAACGGATAGCGCTACCATACGAGAAGTCATATTATTCCCACAAATGAGACCTGAGTAA